One genomic region from Triplophysa dalaica isolate WHDGS20190420 chromosome 23, ASM1584641v1, whole genome shotgun sequence encodes:
- the LOC130413224 gene encoding rho GTPase-activating protein 21 isoform X7, with the protein MATCRAASTHHDEKTNPAVSPVCKAKQKDGNERSETSALSPTAEEELFSWPGPKTLHLCRTSHGFGFTLRHFIVYPPESAVQSSFKDEDNSSRGRQRNRLEPMDTIFVKQVKEGGPAHGAGLCTGDRIVKVNGESIIGKTYSQVIALIQNSDTSLELCVMAKDEDILQLAYSNDAYLKGNEAFSGNAQNIPEPPLICYPRIEPNTSTQVSDPLRNAEVSCGTEHRAIHCSKADLGYRVDMSTPPPTSQDQKNQSVVRVFNESMMTTMVSAESPDRTSHVTWASPSHRTEENRYVASKDTKVTISQTGAAQSQHELKTTADPSGLSSTPHTHVDNTPATCHRQTTTADAVPSATSPTPYTPSPPPATPSPCSPHQNIDWRNYTTYKEYIDNKRLYMYGCRTIQERLDSLRATSPDYNRQKSASTTTTPSRGFSGAQLRRRSASHDRCYQGSSLRPLRSASQERIGGAERNWPRSASQDSLPSAPTGVPKPRAYSCDYLGKHNDSVLSVLDRQMGCRTETEERLLMSTGDDARASRQSSSLRMVPQHHRGVFGPDRRGGSYPGLPVTSLSNRGTNSFLNSRAESLGNTAFVNKPSLQPAKNYASDPSTAAASYIASALASIQGHIRDSSNSVTDQRTPPTSNHLPHNAKQSVPRVRADSLREPFREEARGGRSSSCSAVSKPHRTNQGGVKPSNCTGPQHPKPKVTQPHEKEGVEGPDATVVVVRREKSGSQPIRPYSYILAVNETDGGAKTTADSNACRLQNDARREMHMRKLSDQCKASFCSNIDNSLDSIPFIDEPSSSSHDHDNAHVIASAVISSTPVITTIPPSPTSPCPIIRRQLSHDQDSLRLTFLESDSGAKTERSRSFDEGLDNYREEERGRSGKHTHGFKGLRKVVDKSSEDSSSSSRRDSTSDVFSDATKEGLLHFRQLNSDKSKRVASGMRPWKHIYAVLRGHCLYLYKDKKDGQNSLTEDEPLAISIKACLIDISYSDTKRKNVLRLTTSDFEYLFQAEDREEMLSWIRVIQENSNLDDENATVTSTDLINRKIKEYNTLMSPTSSKAEASPKASRQSLSFRQTLLGGKGESKATSPHSPNKDYDRKAVHKDETSPPKDKVTWRKGIPGLMRKPFEKKASPGVTFGVRLDDCPPAHTNRFVPLIVEVCCKLVEERGLEYTGIYRVPGNNAAISIMQEELNNKGMGDIDVQDDKWRDLNVISSLLKSFFRKLPEPLFTNEKYADFIDGNRIEDPVERLKVLKRLLHELPDHHYETLKFLSAHLKTIAENSEKNRMEPRNLAIVFGPTLVRTSEDNMTHMVTHMPDQYKIVETLIQHYDWFFTEEGDMEPTTTVQEESAVESQPVPNIDHLLTNIGRTGTTTGEVSDSPTSDSARSKGSWGSGKYHCSREFLQPQVSSIFAAANHKRKKHKAKLQASSSEDDLDTIFTMKESSSEKQKHQNLEKVTGGSGISLDRKSPGQKKNGIGAASTTKNKDHRNSFFMKTSPRLSCSPGFIRQSSCPPKSAFTDQFDETTSDLGTMSSGASVSRTRPRKWGTATSVASELLQVPGGASLTAEVSSITSDYSTTSSNTFLTGMESSTFSPEIQSVTESRGGDEADDERSELVSEGRPMETDSESDFPLFCHGTSTLGKPTTVDDVNATVRLDGHGLSCQKLLESDRSLRRRSLRQKTDSDSSVETGNQGVKNESNRFSRVLRVMKRGRSTGSLSASGRSESDRVEPAWHLKITERLLLRLRGSADDMFGVKSRSTDTRNKKKSIRRRHTLGGQRDFAELDVIHDWREQGGVDQGAELSAVERLNPDCNSQDFSIRNWIAREQCRVESEGQFASDKVEMVENQEGSTQSLTTSASSCVHSSSERVNGGASKGKSKNNLSLGADAHPQKLSGAQVVRSRFYQYL; encoded by the exons gcCAAGCAGAAGGATGGGAATGAGCGCAGCGAGACCTCAGCTCTGTCACCGACCGCTGAAGAGGAGCTCTTCTCATGGCCGGGCCCTAAAACACTGCACCTATGCCGCACCTCACACGGGTTTGGTTTTACTCTCCGGCACTTTATCGTGTACCCGCCGGAGTCTGCCGTTCAGTCCTCTTTTAAG GATGAAGACAACAGCAGCAGAG GGAGACAGCGGAACAGACTGGAGCCAATGGACACCATCTTTGTGAAGCAGGTGAAAGAAGGAGGCCCCGCCCACGGAGCTGGACTCTGCACAG GGGACCGTATTGTAAAAGTCAACGGAGAGAGCATCATCGGAAAGACATATTCCCAAGTAATCGCCTTGATCCAAAACAG TGATACATCTCTGGAGCTCTGTGTGATGGCAAAAGATGAAGACATTTTACAGCTG GCCTATTCTAATGATGCGTACCTCAAAGGAAACGAAGCATTTAGTGGAAATGCTCAGAACATTCCTGAGCCTCCCTTGATATGTTACCCACGGATAGAGCCCAACACCTCAACGCAGGTGTCAGATCCTTTGCGCAATGCAGAGGTTTCATGTGGAACAGAACACAGAGCGATTCATTGCTCCAAGGCCGACTTAGGATACCGTGTGGATATGTCCACCCCACCCCCGACCTCTCAGGACCAGAAGAACCAATCTGTTGTGCGTGTATTTAATGAGAGTATGATGACAACGATGGTGTCCGCCGAATCCCCAGATCGGACTTCACACGTGACCTGGGCTTCTCCCAGCCACAGGACAGAAGAGAACCGGTACGTTGCttcaaaagacacaaaagtgaCCATATCTCAAACTGGAGCAGCACAATCTCAACATGAACTTAAGACAACTGCAGATCCCAGTGGGTTGTCCAGCACTCCACACACGCACGTGGATAATACCCCTGCAACCTGCCACAGACAGACTACAACAGCAGATGCCGTCCCGTCAGCCACTTCTCCCACCCCATACACACCATCCCCTCCGCCAGCCACCCCCTCGCCCTGTTCCCCCCACCAAAATATTGACTGGAGGAACTACACGACTTACAAGGAGTACATTGACAACAAGCGGCTCTACATGTACGGTTGCCGAACCATTCAGGAGCGGCTAGACAGTCTGCGAGCCACGTCTCCGGACTACAACAGGCAGAAAAGTGCATCTACAACAACCACCCCCTCACGAGGCTTCTCTGGAGCACAGCTGAGACGAAGGAGCGCCTCGCATGATCGTTGTTATCAGGGATCCAGCTTGCGGCCTTTGCGCAGCGCCTCTCAAGAGAGGATTGGGGGTGCAGAGCGGAACTGGCCTCGCAGTGCTTCCCAGGATTCCCTGCCTTCCGCACCCACAGGAGTGCCTAAACCAAGGGCGTATTCTTGTGACTATTTGGGCAAACATAATGACAGTGTGTTGTCCGTTTTGGACAGGCAGATGGGCTGCAGAACAGAGACAGAGGAACGGTTACTCATGAGTACAGGGGATGATGCAAGAGCCAGCCGACAGTCTTCATCTTTACGCATGGTTCCTCAACACCATAGAGGGGTGTTCGGTCCGGATAGGCGAGGGGGGAGCTACCCAGGGTTGCCAGTCACCTCTCTTTCCAACAGAGGTACAAATTCATTCCTCAACTCCAGAGCTGAAAGCCTGGGTAACACTGCTTTTGTCAACAAACCGTCACTGCAACCGGCCAAAAATTACGCTTCGGACCCTTCCACTGCTGCCGCTTCATACATAGCCTCTGCCCTGGCCTCAATACAAGGACATATCCGTGACAGCTCCAACTCCGTCACAGACCAAAGAACACCTCCCACTTCCAACCACCTGCCACACAATGCAAAGCAGTCAGTGCCCAGAGTTCGGGCCGACAGCCTTCGGGAGCCGTTCAGAGAGGAAGCCCGTGGAGGACGCTCTTCCTCCTGCTCGGCCGTCTCCAAACCACACAGAACAAATCAGGGTGGAGTCAAGCCCAGTAATTGTACAGGTCCTCAGCACCCCAAGCCCAAAGTTACACAACCCCATGAGAAGGAGGGTGTCGAGGGTCCAGACGCAACCGTAGTAGTGGTTCGTAGGGAGAAGTCTGGATCTCAACCCATCCGCCCCTATTCTTACATTCTGGCCGTTAATGAAACTGATGGAGGGGCGAAAACGACTGCCGACTCCAACGCATGCCGTTTGCAAAATGATGCCCGGCGTGAAATGCACATGAGGAAACTAAGTGACCAGTGCAAAGCCTCCTTTTGCAGCAACATCGACAACTCATTGGACTCCATCCCCTTTATAG ATGAGCCATCGAGTTCCAGTCATGACCACGACAACGCACACGTTATTGCATCCGCCGTGATTTCCAGCACGCCTGTCATCACCACTATCCCACCCAGTCCGACCTCCCCGTGTCCCATAATACGCCGCCAGCTTTCCCACGACCAGG ATTCTTTACGACTCACGTTTCTGGAATCAGACTCGGGGGCTAAAACCGAGCGCTCCAGATCCTTTGATGAGGGCCTGGATAACTATAGAGAAGAGGAGAGAGG GAGGTCCGGTAAACACACCCATGGATTCAAAGGCCTTAGAAAG GTTGTTGATAAGTCATCTGAGGACTCGAGCTCTAGCTCCAGAAGAGACTCCACCTCAGATGTTTTCAGTGATGCCACAAAAGAAGGTCTGCTTCATTTCCGCCAGCTCAACTCAGATAAGAGCAAG CGTGTTGCCAGTGGCATGCGACCATGGAAGCATATCTACGCTGTGCTGCGTGGTCACTGTCTCTATCTGTATAAAGACAAGAAGGACGGCCAAAACTCTCTGACAGAAGACGAGCCTCTTGCGATCAGCATCAAAGCCTGTCTGATTGACATCTCGTACAGCGATACAAAGCGCAAGAACGTCCTGCGGCTGACCACGTCGGACTTTGAATACCTGTTTCAGGCAGAGGACCGTGAGGAGATGCTGTCCTGGATACGAGTCATTCAGGAAAACAGCAACTTGGATGATGAG AATGCAACGGTTACCAGCACAGACCTGATCAACCGGAAAATAAAAGAGTACAACACTCTAATGAG CCCAACCAGCAGTAAGGCAGAAGCGTCTCCAAAGGCCTCCAGGCAGTCTCTGAGCTTCAGACAGACGCTGTTGGGTGGTAAGGGGGAGAGTAAAGCCACCAGCCCTCACTCACCAAACAAAGACTATGACAGAAAAGCAGTGCATAAAG ATGAAACAAGTCCACCCAAGGATAAGGTCACGTGGAGGAAGGGCATCCCTGGACTGATGAGGAAGCCCTTTGAAAAGAAAGCGTCTCCTGGAGTCACGTTTGGAGTGAGACTAGATGACTGTCCTCCAGCTCACACTAACAGA tttgTTCCTCTGATAGTGGAAGTGTGCTGTAAGCTGGTAGAGGAACGCGGACTGGAATACACGGGCATTTACAGAGTACCAGGCAATAACGCCGCCATCTCCATCATGCAGGAGGAGCTGAATAACAAGGGCATGGGAGACATTGATGTTCAGGATGAT AAATGGAGGGACTTAAATGTGATCAGCAGTTTACTCAAATCCTTCTTCAGGAAGCTTCCTGAACCTCTCTTCACCAACG AGAAGTATGCAGACTTTATTGATGGCAACAGAATAGAGGATCCTGTAGAGAGACTGAAAGTGCTGAAGAGACTG CTTCACGAGCTGCCTGATCATCATTATGAAACACTGAAGTTTCTCTCTGCACATCTTAAAACCATAGCTGAAAATTCAGAAAAGAACAGG ATGGAGCCACGGAATCTGGCCATTGTGTTCGGCCCAACACTGGTGAGGACATCAGAGGATAACATGACTCACATGGTAACACACATGCCTGACCAATACAAGATTGTCGAGACCCTCATTCAGCAT TATGACTGGTTCTTCACTGAGGAGGGCGACATGGAGCCAACG ACGACGGTTCAGGAGGAGAGTGCTGTGGAGTCTCAACCCGTCCCAAACATCGACCACCTGCTGACTAACATTGGCCGGACTGGAACCACTACAGGGGAAGTGTCAG ATTCACCAACCAGTGACTCTGCCAGATCTAAG GGTTCCTGGGGCTCAGGGAAGTATCATTGCAGCCGCGAGTTCCTTCAGCCGCAAGTATCCTCCATCTTTGCTGCAGCCAACCACAAACGAAAAAAGCACAAGGCCAAGCTGCAGGCCAGCAGCTCTGAGGACGACCTCGATACCATCTTCACAATGAAAGAAAGCTCGAGTGAAAAGCAGAAACACCAAAACCTTGAGAAAGTTACAGGAGGGTCCGGCATCAGCCTGGACCGAAAATCACCTGGACAAAAGAAGAACGGCATCGGTGCTGCATCCACCACAAAGAACAAAGACCACAGGAACTCTTTCTTCATGAAGACCTCGCCCAGGCTCTCATGTTCACCCGGATTCATCCGCCAGAGCTCTTGCCCTCCCAAATCGGCTTTCACGGATCAGTTCGATGAGACCACCTCAGACTTGGGCACCATGAGTTCTGGAGCTTCGGTTTCCAGAACCAGACCTCGGAAATGGGGCACAGCGACGTCAGTGGCTTCCGAGCTGTTACAGGTTCCTGGTGGGGCATCCCTGACTGCAGAGGTGAGCTCTATTACCTCAGACTACTCTACCACTTCATCCAACACATTTCTGACGGGGATGGAGTCCAGCACGTTTAGCCCGGAGATTCAGTCTGTGACAGAGAGCCGGGGAGGGGATGAAGCAGATGATGAGCGCAGTGAGCTTGTTAGCGAAGGACGGCCGATGGAGACGGACAGCGAGAGTGATTTCCCCTTGTTCTGTCATGGCACCTCTACTCTTGGCAAACCAACCACGGTGGACGATGTCAACGCCACAGTCAGGCTGGACGGGCACGGGTTATCCTGCCAAAAGCTGCTAGAAAGTGACAGGTCGTTGAGGAGGCGGTCTCTCCGACAGAAGACGGACAGCGATTCGTCAGTTGAAACAGGGAATCAAGGGGTCAAAAATGAATCAAACCGATTCTCTCGAGTTCTGAGAGTCATGAAGAGAGGCCGGTCAACTGGTAGCCTCAGTGCGTCAGGCCGCAGCGAATCTGACCGCGTTGAGCCAGCTTGGCATCTTAAAATCACAGAGAGACTCTTGCTGCGTCTTCGCGGCTCTGCTGATGACATGTTCGGCGTGAAGTCCCGCTCAACAGACACACGCAACAAGAAAAAGAGCATCAGACGGCGGCATACTTTGGGCGGTCAGCGGGATTTTGCGGAACTTGATGTCATTCATGACTGGAGGGAACAGGGCGGGGTGGATCAAGGTGCCGAACTGTCTGCTGTGGAGCGCCTAAATCCCGATTGCAACTCTCAGGACTTCTCTATCCGGAACTGGATTGCGCGCGAGCAGTGCCGAGTGGAATCAGAGGGTCAGTTTGCGTCGGACAAGGTGGAAATGGTAGAGAATCAAGAAGGAAGTACGCAATCGCTGACTACTTCTGCCTCTTCATGTGTCCACTCCAGCTCAGAGCGAGTGAACGGAGGTGCATCAAAAGGCAAATCCAAAAACAACCTGAGTCTAGGAGCTGATGCTCATCCACAGAAACTTTCAGGAGCCCAGGTGGTGCGCTCACGGTTTTACCAATATCTTTGA
- the LOC130413224 gene encoding rho GTPase-activating protein 21 isoform X4 — protein sequence MITELPLASVGCAVKGCRPLVLSSCLNTAVCPQLKAYSNDAYLKGNEAFSGNAQNIPEPPLICYPRIEPNTSTQVSDPLRNAEVSCGTEHRAIHCSKADLGYRVDMSTPPPTSQDQKNQSVVRVFNESMMTTMVSAESPDRTSHVTWASPSHRTEENRYVASKDTKVTISQTGAAQSQHELKTTADPSGLSSTPHTHVDNTPATCHRQTTTADAVPSATSPTPYTPSPPPATPSPCSPHQNIDWRNYTTYKEYIDNKRLYMYGCRTIQERLDSLRATSPDYNRQKSASTTTTPSRGFSGAQLRRRSASHDRCYQGSSLRPLRSASQERIGGAERNWPRSASQDSLPSAPTGVPKPRAYSCDYLGKHNDSVLSVLDRQMGCRTETEERLLMSTGDDARASRQSSSLRMVPQHHRGVFGPDRRGGSYPGLPVTSLSNRGTNSFLNSRAESLGNTAFVNKPSLQPAKNYASDPSTAAASYIASALASIQGHIRDSSNSVTDQRTPPTSNHLPHNAKQSVPRVRADSLREPFREEARGGRSSSCSAVSKPHRTNQGGVKPSNCTGPQHPKPKVTQPHEKEGVEGPDATVVVVRREKSGSQPIRPYSYILAVNETDGGAKTTADSNACRLQNDARREMHMRKLSDQCKASFCSNIDNSLDSIPFIDEPSSSSHDHDNAHVIASAVISSTPVITTIPPSPTSPCPIIRRQLSHDQDSLRLTFLESDSGAKTERSRSFDEGLDNYREEERGRSGKHTHGFKGLRKVVDKSSEDSSSSSRRDSTSDVFSDATKEGLLHFRQLNSDKSKRVASGMRPWKHIYAVLRGHCLYLYKDKKDGQNSLTEDEPLAISIKACLIDISYSDTKRKNVLRLTTSDFEYLFQAEDREEMLSWIRVIQENSNLDDENATVTSTDLINRKIKEYNTLMSPTSSKAEASPKASRQSLSFRQTLLGGKGESKATSPHSPNKDYDRKAVHKDETSPPKDKVTWRKGIPGLMRKPFEKKASPGVTFGVRLDDCPPAHTNRFVPLIVEVCCKLVEERGLEYTGIYRVPGNNAAISIMQEELNNKGMGDIDVQDDKWRDLNVISSLLKSFFRKLPEPLFTNEKYADFIDGNRIEDPVERLKVLKRLLHELPDHHYETLKFLSAHLKTIAENSEKNRMEPRNLAIVFGPTLVRTSEDNMTHMVTHMPDQYKIVETLIQHYDWFFTEEGDMEPTTTVQEESAVESQPVPNIDHLLTNIGRTGTTTGEVSDSPTSDSARSKQGSWGSGKYHCSREFLQPQVSSIFAAANHKRKKHKAKLQASSSEDDLDTIFTMKESSSEKQKHQNLEKVTGGSGISLDRKSPGQKKNGIGAASTTKNKDHRNSFFMKTSPRLSCSPGFIRQSSCPPKSAFTDQFDETTSDLGTMSSGASVSRTRPRKWGTATSVASELLQVPGGASLTAEVSSITSDYSTTSSNTFLTGMESSTFSPEIQSVTESRGGDEADDERSELVSEGRPMETDSESDFPLFCHGTSTLGKPTTVDDVNATVRLDGHGLSCQKLLESDRSLRRRSLRQKTDSDSSVETGNQGVKNESNRFSRVLRVMKRGRSTGSLSASGRSESDRVEPAWHLKITERLLLRLRGSADDMFGVKSRSTDTRNKKKSIRRRHTLGGQRDFAELDVIHDWREQGGVDQGAELSAVERLNPDCNSQDFSIRNWIAREQCRVESEGQFASDKVEMVENQEGSTQSLTTSASSCVHSSSERVNGGASKGKSKNNLSLGADAHPQKLSGAQVVRSRFYQYL from the exons ATGATAACAGAGCTGCCACTAGCATCTGTTGGATGCGCCGTAAAAGGCTGCCGTCCTCTTGTTCTGTCTTCTTGTCTTAACACTGCTGTTTGTCCTCAGCTGAAG GCCTATTCTAATGATGCGTACCTCAAAGGAAACGAAGCATTTAGTGGAAATGCTCAGAACATTCCTGAGCCTCCCTTGATATGTTACCCACGGATAGAGCCCAACACCTCAACGCAGGTGTCAGATCCTTTGCGCAATGCAGAGGTTTCATGTGGAACAGAACACAGAGCGATTCATTGCTCCAAGGCCGACTTAGGATACCGTGTGGATATGTCCACCCCACCCCCGACCTCTCAGGACCAGAAGAACCAATCTGTTGTGCGTGTATTTAATGAGAGTATGATGACAACGATGGTGTCCGCCGAATCCCCAGATCGGACTTCACACGTGACCTGGGCTTCTCCCAGCCACAGGACAGAAGAGAACCGGTACGTTGCttcaaaagacacaaaagtgaCCATATCTCAAACTGGAGCAGCACAATCTCAACATGAACTTAAGACAACTGCAGATCCCAGTGGGTTGTCCAGCACTCCACACACGCACGTGGATAATACCCCTGCAACCTGCCACAGACAGACTACAACAGCAGATGCCGTCCCGTCAGCCACTTCTCCCACCCCATACACACCATCCCCTCCGCCAGCCACCCCCTCGCCCTGTTCCCCCCACCAAAATATTGACTGGAGGAACTACACGACTTACAAGGAGTACATTGACAACAAGCGGCTCTACATGTACGGTTGCCGAACCATTCAGGAGCGGCTAGACAGTCTGCGAGCCACGTCTCCGGACTACAACAGGCAGAAAAGTGCATCTACAACAACCACCCCCTCACGAGGCTTCTCTGGAGCACAGCTGAGACGAAGGAGCGCCTCGCATGATCGTTGTTATCAGGGATCCAGCTTGCGGCCTTTGCGCAGCGCCTCTCAAGAGAGGATTGGGGGTGCAGAGCGGAACTGGCCTCGCAGTGCTTCCCAGGATTCCCTGCCTTCCGCACCCACAGGAGTGCCTAAACCAAGGGCGTATTCTTGTGACTATTTGGGCAAACATAATGACAGTGTGTTGTCCGTTTTGGACAGGCAGATGGGCTGCAGAACAGAGACAGAGGAACGGTTACTCATGAGTACAGGGGATGATGCAAGAGCCAGCCGACAGTCTTCATCTTTACGCATGGTTCCTCAACACCATAGAGGGGTGTTCGGTCCGGATAGGCGAGGGGGGAGCTACCCAGGGTTGCCAGTCACCTCTCTTTCCAACAGAGGTACAAATTCATTCCTCAACTCCAGAGCTGAAAGCCTGGGTAACACTGCTTTTGTCAACAAACCGTCACTGCAACCGGCCAAAAATTACGCTTCGGACCCTTCCACTGCTGCCGCTTCATACATAGCCTCTGCCCTGGCCTCAATACAAGGACATATCCGTGACAGCTCCAACTCCGTCACAGACCAAAGAACACCTCCCACTTCCAACCACCTGCCACACAATGCAAAGCAGTCAGTGCCCAGAGTTCGGGCCGACAGCCTTCGGGAGCCGTTCAGAGAGGAAGCCCGTGGAGGACGCTCTTCCTCCTGCTCGGCCGTCTCCAAACCACACAGAACAAATCAGGGTGGAGTCAAGCCCAGTAATTGTACAGGTCCTCAGCACCCCAAGCCCAAAGTTACACAACCCCATGAGAAGGAGGGTGTCGAGGGTCCAGACGCAACCGTAGTAGTGGTTCGTAGGGAGAAGTCTGGATCTCAACCCATCCGCCCCTATTCTTACATTCTGGCCGTTAATGAAACTGATGGAGGGGCGAAAACGACTGCCGACTCCAACGCATGCCGTTTGCAAAATGATGCCCGGCGTGAAATGCACATGAGGAAACTAAGTGACCAGTGCAAAGCCTCCTTTTGCAGCAACATCGACAACTCATTGGACTCCATCCCCTTTATAG ATGAGCCATCGAGTTCCAGTCATGACCACGACAACGCACACGTTATTGCATCCGCCGTGATTTCCAGCACGCCTGTCATCACCACTATCCCACCCAGTCCGACCTCCCCGTGTCCCATAATACGCCGCCAGCTTTCCCACGACCAGG ATTCTTTACGACTCACGTTTCTGGAATCAGACTCGGGGGCTAAAACCGAGCGCTCCAGATCCTTTGATGAGGGCCTGGATAACTATAGAGAAGAGGAGAGAGG GAGGTCCGGTAAACACACCCATGGATTCAAAGGCCTTAGAAAG GTTGTTGATAAGTCATCTGAGGACTCGAGCTCTAGCTCCAGAAGAGACTCCACCTCAGATGTTTTCAGTGATGCCACAAAAGAAGGTCTGCTTCATTTCCGCCAGCTCAACTCAGATAAGAGCAAG CGTGTTGCCAGTGGCATGCGACCATGGAAGCATATCTACGCTGTGCTGCGTGGTCACTGTCTCTATCTGTATAAAGACAAGAAGGACGGCCAAAACTCTCTGACAGAAGACGAGCCTCTTGCGATCAGCATCAAAGCCTGTCTGATTGACATCTCGTACAGCGATACAAAGCGCAAGAACGTCCTGCGGCTGACCACGTCGGACTTTGAATACCTGTTTCAGGCAGAGGACCGTGAGGAGATGCTGTCCTGGATACGAGTCATTCAGGAAAACAGCAACTTGGATGATGAG AATGCAACGGTTACCAGCACAGACCTGATCAACCGGAAAATAAAAGAGTACAACACTCTAATGAG CCCAACCAGCAGTAAGGCAGAAGCGTCTCCAAAGGCCTCCAGGCAGTCTCTGAGCTTCAGACAGACGCTGTTGGGTGGTAAGGGGGAGAGTAAAGCCACCAGCCCTCACTCACCAAACAAAGACTATGACAGAAAAGCAGTGCATAAAG ATGAAACAAGTCCACCCAAGGATAAGGTCACGTGGAGGAAGGGCATCCCTGGACTGATGAGGAAGCCCTTTGAAAAGAAAGCGTCTCCTGGAGTCACGTTTGGAGTGAGACTAGATGACTGTCCTCCAGCTCACACTAACAGA tttgTTCCTCTGATAGTGGAAGTGTGCTGTAAGCTGGTAGAGGAACGCGGACTGGAATACACGGGCATTTACAGAGTACCAGGCAATAACGCCGCCATCTCCATCATGCAGGAGGAGCTGAATAACAAGGGCATGGGAGACATTGATGTTCAGGATGAT AAATGGAGGGACTTAAATGTGATCAGCAGTTTACTCAAATCCTTCTTCAGGAAGCTTCCTGAACCTCTCTTCACCAACG AGAAGTATGCAGACTTTATTGATGGCAACAGAATAGAGGATCCTGTAGAGAGACTGAAAGTGCTGAAGAGACTG CTTCACGAGCTGCCTGATCATCATTATGAAACACTGAAGTTTCTCTCTGCACATCTTAAAACCATAGCTGAAAATTCAGAAAAGAACAGG ATGGAGCCACGGAATCTGGCCATTGTGTTCGGCCCAACACTGGTGAGGACATCAGAGGATAACATGACTCACATGGTAACACACATGCCTGACCAATACAAGATTGTCGAGACCCTCATTCAGCAT TATGACTGGTTCTTCACTGAGGAGGGCGACATGGAGCCAACG ACGACGGTTCAGGAGGAGAGTGCTGTGGAGTCTCAACCCGTCCCAAACATCGACCACCTGCTGACTAACATTGGCCGGACTGGAACCACTACAGGGGAAGTGTCAG ATTCACCAACCAGTGACTCTGCCAGATCTAAG CAGGGTTCCTGGGGCTCAGGGAAGTATCATTGCAGCCGCGAGTTCCTTCAGCCGCAAGTATCCTCCATCTTTGCTGCAGCCAACCACAAACGAAAAAAGCACAAGGCCAAGCTGCAGGCCAGCAGCTCTGAGGACGACCTCGATACCATCTTCACAATGAAAGAAAGCTCGAGTGAAAAGCAGAAACACCAAAACCTTGAGAAAGTTACAGGAGGGTCCGGCATCAGCCTGGACCGAAAATCACCTGGACAAAAGAAGAACGGCATCGGTGCTGCATCCACCACAAAGAACAAAGACCACAGGAACTCTTTCTTCATGAAGACCTCGCCCAGGCTCTCATGTTCACCCGGATTCATCCGCCAGAGCTCTTGCCCTCCCAAATCGGCTTTCACGGATCAGTTCGATGAGACCACCTCAGACTTGGGCACCATGAGTTCTGGAGCTTCGGTTTCCAGAACCAGACCTCGGAAATGGGGCACAGCGACGTCAGTGGCTTCCGAGCTGTTACAGGTTCCTGGTGGGGCATCCCTGACTGCAGAGGTGAGCTCTATTACCTCAGACTACTCTACCACTTCATCCAACACATTTCTGACGGGGATGGAGTCCAGCACGTTTAGCCCGGAGATTCAGTCTGTGACAGAGAGCCGGGGAGGGGATGAAGCAGATGATGAGCGCAGTGAGCTTGTTAGCGAAGGACGGCCGATGGAGACGGACAGCGAGAGTGATTTCCCCTTGTTCTGTCATGGCACCTCTACTCTTGGCAAACCAACCACGGTGGACGATGTCAACGCCACAGTCAGGCTGGACGGGCACGGGTTATCCTGCCAAAAGCTGCTAGAAAGTGACAGGTCGTTGAGGAGGCGGTCTCTCCGACAGAAGACGGACAGCGATTCGTCAGTTGAAACAGGGAATCAAGGGGTCAAAAATGAATCAAACCGATTCTCTCGAGTTCTGAGAGTCATGAAGAGAGGCCGGTCAACTGGTAGCCTCAGTGCGTCAGGCCGCAGCGAATCTGACCGCGTTGAGCCAGCTTGGCATCTTAAAATCACAGAGAGACTCTTGCTGCGTCTTCGCGGCTCTGCTGATGACATGTTCGGCGTGAAGTCCCGCTCAACAGACACACGCAACAAGAAAAAGAGCATCAGACGGCGGCATACTTTGGGCGGTCAGCGGGATTTTGCGGAACTTGATGTCATTCATGACTGGAGGGAACAGGGCGGGGTGGATCAAGGTGCCGAACTGTCTGCTGTGGAGCGCCTAAATCCCGATTGCAACTCTCAGGACTTCTCTATCCGGAACTGGATTGCGCGCGAGCAGTGCCGAGTGGAATCAGAGGGTCAGTTTGCGTCGGACAAGGTGGAAATGGTAGAGAATCAAGAAGGAAGTACGCAATCGCTGACTACTTCTGCCTCTTCATGTGTCCACTCCAGCTCAGAGCGAGTGAACGGAGGTGCATCAAAAGGCAAATCCAAAAACAACCTGAGTCTAGGAGCTGATGCTCATCCACAGAAACTTTCAGGAGCCCAGGTGGTGCGCTCACGGTTTTACCAATATCTTTGA